The Nicotiana tomentosiformis chromosome 9, ASM39032v3, whole genome shotgun sequence genome contains the following window.
GACAGCCTCACTAAAGCTCTTACAAAGGCTCCATTTCAACGACATCTTAACAAGCTAGGAGTCGTTGACACCACTCCTAACTTGAGGGGGCGTAATAACAGAATATCTGAAAACAAGGGATAACACCAAATAATATTAGTGATATATATCCTTATCCATCTGTTCTTATATGTATTTTGAATGTATAGGAAGTTGTTTCTATCCCATTCATTTGTAGGACTCTTGCTACTGTTGTAATCTATATAAATAGAGACATTGTCATCAATAAAATAACATACAATTGTTTCATCTTTACCTATGCATATGTCATATTCGTCCAACACGTATACATCAAGGCAAAAGAGCCCATAGAAAACCTGAAATTATGGTGCAGTGTTGCAGGAATTTGAAAAACATTATAACACAGACAGTGTCCGTATACAAATGATGGAGCCAAAATTGTTCAATTAGGAAGGTCTTACAAACATCATAGCTGACATAATCAGCTATTGGCATGACCATAAACATGCATATCGTTTCAGTTAAGAATCGAGGATTTTGGTTGTCCCCATTGATGTTGCTACACAGTTTCATATGGTTGTAATTCAGACAAACATACGACACGTATAGACAACAAATTCATCTAGCAGTCTTAATTTTTAACAAAATAACTGCAGCAGTAGCGCAAAACAACTGTAAAGAAATAGCTATCCCAGCTAGGAACCAAAGTTATCTACAAAAAACTGCAACAGTAGCACAAAACAACAGTAAAAAGATAGTTAACCCAGCCATAAATCAAAGCCTATCTACAAATCAAAGCTCCGGAAACGACAAGCTCGTAACAACACTCCTCTCAACCCGAGCATATCCCCAGTAACCCCAGTTCACGCCCCAGCTATTTTTTATTAGATAGTATTCAATTCCATTTTCAGTGCCAAAGCCCACAATCAGCACCGCATGACGCCCTTCAGTCGGCTCATTTTTTCTTTTAAGTGCGTTTTCAAAGTGAATCTCCAGTTTGGTTGGACCTTTATAAATATCctatgaaaataaaagaaatttagAAATATGTAGGCGGCCAAAAGAGAAATTCCAATAAAGAAAGCTGGGAGTAAACAAAAAGCTGAGTGAAAAGAAATTTTACCTTTCCAGTATGTTTTTTAAAGCTCCTCACATTCTTTACACATCCACTGATGGGTTGTTGCCGAATTAAATTTTCAATTTCTCCTTTGTCCAACTTAAGATCTTCAACCCTCTTAAACtccttaatttttgttttttcctGCACCAGTTCAAACATATAATGCAAACACATCTCATTTACTAAGATATTTCTCATTAACGCAAATATCTTGCAATATTGTTGACGCCGAAAAGAAAATAATAAACCCGATATCATATACTTACCTCACTTGGTAGATTATGACATTCATTCCTCTTTTCAACATAGGGATATGACTTATCCGAATAGATACCTTCCTCGATAGCAAATTTGTAGTATTTATTGTAGTGACTAGGGAAGCATTTTGTTGTCTCACAATATTTAATATCTTTTGGCTCCTCTAGTTTGGTATACAAGCAATTAATGACTTGTTGCTTTGACAGAGGTTTCACCTTCTGCAACTTAATGTAGTATAAAGCTGTGATGGCTTCCGCTCCGATAAAAGCCCAACATGCACCTTTTAAGAGAGCAAAATCATACAAACAAAAAGAATGTAAGATCATAGATAATATATATGAAAGAAAAGTGCAAGTGTTAGTTTATCAAACTTACAACATTTCCCTTGATCCTCCACGGCACGTAGACAGCCCTTGCCCACCCAAGACCAAGCACACTACATTACACACCAACAAAAATAAAGACAATTTGTGAATTGTTCAGAGAGTACGTAACTTAAAGCCATAAAAGAACTATTCTAAAGGCCCAATAAATTAGCGGATCTTAAACCAATCAGCTTGTGCTACTTATTATATAAGCGTTTTCAAATATTATTGCTATTAGATTGTCAAGGATGCATGCTACCTCAACTCATATTGCTACAGCAAGCTGAATTTGTAAAAGACAAATCTATTAATGAAAACAGCTTATCGGCCCAGGGAGTGGTAATGGGAATTAGAAAAATGAACAAGCTAGCTAATGTGGTGATTAAAGTGGATATAGCCAAAGCATATGATATGTTTTCTTGGCTTTTCCTTACAAAGATTCTAAGGAAGTTCAGCGTCTCCgagattttaattgatttttcctTACTTGGGTTAACGTTGCCCCATCTACTATGGCAAGAGGAGTTGGATTTATACATGGAAACATATATCATCACTAGGAGGCTAGGCATACTGGTGTTTGATTATACAACCTAGTCCCTTTAAATATGTTATTTGTAGTTGAAGGGCATTAATTATTCAATCACTAGAGAGGTATTCTGCTGTGAAGATGGAGACAATCACCATATATATAAAGGACTCTTTATGCAAACCTAATGAAGTAAGAGGTGTAATCTGAATGACATCTCAAAGAGGAATTAAATTTGGGTAGACACAAATATGAAGATTGATGTTGCAAGTTAGAGATATGGTGGAAGATATATAGAATCTGGTGGCAAATAAATGATGGTTGTAGCAGGTTTTGGCTAGATATATAACTATAGGTTCCCTTTCAAATTTCAAGGGTGAAGCATTATACCTTGTACAACAGTTTCAAAGGTGTGATTACCAATGGATATAGAAAAAATTAATGGATGATGATATACGTATGCGCCATTAATTACAACTTGATGATGCACATATAGAGTACCCAGTAAGGACATCAGCATGTATCATCAACTGCAAGGGATTTACTTTATTTGCATGATGAAATACAACCCCATTTATAGGCGCCTTACTAGGGCAAATGGGGTAGAATTTCCTATGCGTAGATATTATATATGGAGGAATAAGGTGCCAACAGATGATGCTCTGGCCATAGTTGGCATTGCTACTGCTTCTAAATGATGGTGTTGTGAGAAACCATCTACAGAAACTGTGTAACATGCATGCATGTTTTCATTAGAAGTACTACTACAGCTCGCAAGGTCTGAAATTATTTTAACTAGTCTGTGAGTCTTAAACAAAGATGATGGTGGAGCACTGTCTTATATGGAGGAAGTTGAAGTCAAAATCTACTGTTTGCAGATGATTTTAAAAGCAACCCCTGCTTTAATTTGCTGTTTTGGAAATTATGGATAATTAAGAAGAAATAAGCTGAAGCGTGGAGG
Protein-coding sequences here:
- the LOC104114367 gene encoding ervatamin-B-like, with the translated sequence MEEEDQEKPTFITHQGTYCYMVMPFGVKIMRATYQSSKMSSLPDYNKLPVEKVTVTRPSWSLPEDPLLCTADFFKECAWSWVGKGCLRAVEDQGKCCACWAFIGAEAITALYYIKLQKVKPLSKQQVINCLYTKLEEPKDIKYCETTKCFPSHYNKYYKFAIEEGIYSDKSYPYVEKRNECHNLPSEEKTKIKEFKRVEDLKLDKGEIENLIRQQPISGCVKNVRSFKKHTGKDIYKGPTKLEIHFENALKRKNEPTEGRHAVLIVGFGTENGIEYYLIKNSWGVNWGYWGYARVERSVVTSLSFPEL